In the Macrobrachium rosenbergii isolate ZJJX-2024 chromosome 23, ASM4041242v1, whole genome shotgun sequence genome, one interval contains:
- the LOC136851284 gene encoding fructose-1,6-bisphosphatase 1-like isoform X2 — translation MTTQTSIDTNCMTLTRFILNEQRKHPHATGELTMLMMGIQTAVKSISNAVRKAGIASLYGMAGSVNVQGEDVKKLDVLSNDLFINMLSSSYSTCLMVSEENKTVIEVDKERHGKYVVCFDPLDGSSNIDCLVSIGSIFGIYRKTSEGDPTEADVLQPGNQMVAGGYALYGSATMMVFSTGNGVNGFMLDPSIGEFVLTDPNMRIKEKGKIYSLNEGYANLWDPAIAEYVQNKKAQKAGARYIGSMVADVHRTIKYGGIFMYPATADAPKGKLRLLYECNPMSFVVEQAGGKALNKMPFTDIQPTEIHQRTPIILGSPAEVQEVIDMYKKHNL, via the exons ATGACCACCCAGACCTCCATCGACACCAACTGCATGACGCTGACGAGGTTCATCCTGAACGAGCAGCGGAAGCATCCCCACGCAACCGGAGAGCTGACGATGCTCATGATGGGCATCCAGACAGCCGTCAAGAGCATATCGAACGCTGTCAGAAAAGCCGGCATAGCTTCTTT GTATGGAATGGCAGGTAGTGTCAACGTTCAAGGAGAAGACGTCAAGAAATTGGATGTTCTGTCGAATGACCTCTTCATCAACATGCTGTCATCCTCGTACTCGACCTGCCTTATGGTTTCAGAGGAAAACAAGACAGTCATTGAG GTCGACAAGGAACGTCATGGAAAATACGTAGTGTGTTTCGATCCTCTGGATGGCTCTTCCAACATAGACTGCTTGGTGTCAATTGGCTCTATTTTCGGCATTTATAG GAAAACTTCCGAAGGAGACCCTACCGAAGCCGATGTTCTGCAGCCTGGAAACCAGATGGTCGCAGGAGGTTATGCTTTGTACGGCTCTGCAACCATGATGGTGTTCTCCACCGGCAATGGCGTCAACGGATTCATGCTCGATCCA AGTATCGGAGAGTTTGTTTTGACAGATCCAAACatgagaataaaagagaaaggtaaaatCTACAGTCTCAACGAAGGCTACGCCAATTTGTGGGATCCAGCTATTGCCGAATATGTCCAGAACAAAAAG GCACAAAAGGCTGGGGCTAGGTATATAGGATCTATGGTAGCTGACGTTCACAGAACCATAAAATATGGAGGCATCTTTATGTATCCGGCAACAGCAGATGCTCCAAAGGGAAAG CTCCGATTGCTTTATGAGTGCAACCCGATGTCCTTTGTAGTTGAACAAGCTGGAGGAAAGGCGCTCAACAAAATGCCA TTTACAGATATTCAACCAACTGAGATCCACCAACGCACTCCAATCATCTTGGGTTCGCCTGCTGAAGTGCAAGAAGTTATTGATATGTATAAGAAACACAACCTTTGA
- the LOC136851284 gene encoding fructose-1,6-bisphosphatase 1-like isoform X1: MTTQTSIDTNCMTLTRFILNEQRKHPHATGELTMLMMGIQTAVKSISNAVRKAGIASLYGMAGSVNVQGEDVKKLDVLSNDLFINMLSSSYSTCLMVSEENKTVIEVDKERHGKYVVCFDPLDGSSNIDCLVSIGSIFGIYRKTSEGDPTEADVLQPGNQMVAGGYALYGSATMMVFSTGNGVNGFMLDPSIGEFVLTDPNMRIKEKGKIYSLNEGYANLWDPAIAEYVQNKKAQKAGARYIGSMVADVHRTIKYGGIFMYPATADAPKGKLRLLYECNPMSFVVEQAGGKALNKMPIRYSTN; this comes from the exons ATGACCACCCAGACCTCCATCGACACCAACTGCATGACGCTGACGAGGTTCATCCTGAACGAGCAGCGGAAGCATCCCCACGCAACCGGAGAGCTGACGATGCTCATGATGGGCATCCAGACAGCCGTCAAGAGCATATCGAACGCTGTCAGAAAAGCCGGCATAGCTTCTTT GTATGGAATGGCAGGTAGTGTCAACGTTCAAGGAGAAGACGTCAAGAAATTGGATGTTCTGTCGAATGACCTCTTCATCAACATGCTGTCATCCTCGTACTCGACCTGCCTTATGGTTTCAGAGGAAAACAAGACAGTCATTGAG GTCGACAAGGAACGTCATGGAAAATACGTAGTGTGTTTCGATCCTCTGGATGGCTCTTCCAACATAGACTGCTTGGTGTCAATTGGCTCTATTTTCGGCATTTATAG GAAAACTTCCGAAGGAGACCCTACCGAAGCCGATGTTCTGCAGCCTGGAAACCAGATGGTCGCAGGAGGTTATGCTTTGTACGGCTCTGCAACCATGATGGTGTTCTCCACCGGCAATGGCGTCAACGGATTCATGCTCGATCCA AGTATCGGAGAGTTTGTTTTGACAGATCCAAACatgagaataaaagagaaaggtaaaatCTACAGTCTCAACGAAGGCTACGCCAATTTGTGGGATCCAGCTATTGCCGAATATGTCCAGAACAAAAAG GCACAAAAGGCTGGGGCTAGGTATATAGGATCTATGGTAGCTGACGTTCACAGAACCATAAAATATGGAGGCATCTTTATGTATCCGGCAACAGCAGATGCTCCAAAGGGAAAG CTCCGATTGCTTTATGAGTGCAACCCGATGTCCTTTGTAGTTGAACAAGCTGGAGGAAAGGCGCTCAACAAAATGCCAATTAG ATATTCAACCAACTGA